A part of Podarcis raffonei isolate rPodRaf1 chromosome 12, rPodRaf1.pri, whole genome shotgun sequence genomic DNA contains:
- the SEC22C gene encoding vesicle-trafficking protein SEC22c, with translation MSMILFACVVRVRDGLPLSASTDFHLDQDFLECRKRLKTLSSILTQYPERGTAKERDLSIHFHSSGDVACMGICTSSFPAAMAFCFLEELQWEFATTYDATSVGLASRPYAFLEFDNVIQKVKGRFNYTNCAQTKFNLEKIQEELLLRPPALVKLEDAELRNGIVNGHTELHMESGPAHRMQPVSALGILSLVLNIMCGALNLIRGVHLAEYSFQEDRKGIGNVIAFLLPFVACFLLCCLYLFYSSARKIKVFVLFVTICLCNIYLYGLRNIWQILFHLGVASLSSHQILTRQVVEKPPDFGV, from the exons ATGTCCATGATCCTCTTTGCCTGCGTGGTTCGGGTGAGGGATGGACTTCCACTCTCTGCCTCCACGGACTTCCACCTAGACCAGGACTTCTTGGAATGCAGGAAGAGGCTCAAGACCTTGTCATCCATTCTGACACAGTATCCAGAGCGTGGGACAGCCAAAGAACGTGACCTCAGTATACA ctTTCATTCTTCTGGAGACGTGGCCTGCATGGGGATTTGCACCAGCAGTTTCCCAGCTGCCATGGCGTTCTGCTTTCTGGAAGAGCTCCAGTGGGAGTTTGCCACTACCTATGATGCCACCAGTGTGGGCCTGGCTTCCAGACCGTATGCTTTTCTAGAATTTG ACAATGTCATTCAAAAAGTCAAAGGCCGTTTCAATTACACCAACTGCGCACAGACGAAGTTCAACTTGGAAAAGATCCAGGAAGAGCTCCTCTTGCGGCCTCCTGCACTTGTGAAGTTGGAAGATGCGGAGCTGAGGAACGGGATTGTGAACGGCCACACGGAGCTCCACATGGAATCTG GTCCTGCTCACAGAATGCAACCTGTGTCTGCTTTGGGAATCTTATCTCTTGTTCTCAACATAATGTGTGGAGCACTGAATCTCATCCGAGGCGTTCACCTGGCAGAGTATTCATTTCAG GAAGACCGCAAAGGAATTGGAAATGTGATAGCATTTCTCCTGCCCTTTGTAGCCTGCTTTTTGTTG tGCTGCCTTTACCTATTCTACAGTTCAGCCAGGAAGATAAAGGTCTTTGTACTTTTCGTCACAATCTGTCTATGCAACATCTACCTGTATGGGTTAAGGAACATCTGGCAGATACTTTTCCACCTAGGAGTGGCTTCCCTTTCTTCCCATCAGATACTGACACGGCAAGTTGTGGAGAAACCGCCAGACTTTGGAGTATGA